One stretch of Cryptococcus neoformans var. neoformans B-3501A chromosome 5, whole genome shotgun sequence DNA includes these proteins:
- a CDS encoding hypothetical protein (HMMPfam hit to S1, S1 RNA binding domain, score: 214.7, E(): 1.7e-61), producing the protein MAQKKDSQVSKDKSSKKTQNESSSTAPRPAPAFTSTLQNDETDFPRGGGSSLTAFEFKQVREEGRREAENEAKHQASKGEKRKRQMSDRQAKRLKKNEDAKKKEERDKDNIRVEILNYKRLVPGTHVLARVHTILPLHLILSLPNNLLAHVPITEISNTLTQLLTAEEAMAVDEGEEESDDESSAPDLAQLFVPGQYVHAKVLTLYPTASQSFISQYPITETTKLASRVELTLIPEKVNSEVAKKDLETGYFLVGEVKSEEDKGWIVGVGLNTQGGSSVEGFVSKDEVAKFVPAQALIPGQLLPATISSIAAGGRVAHLSLNQQDITRSQISEVSTVGSIVPGHSVNALITAVVPSGLNVKVAGFFDGTIDLAHLPLGEDDIENKYKIGKKIRARVIYDNLAANPHSFALSALPHVLNFTSPTQEGDNTPLELAIPIGKVYQSVKVTRVLNDWGVMVRTQDGLEGFVHISHLADERIPVLSNATPQFKAGTLHRARVIGHSPMDGVLLLSFEQSVLSQLFMQVDELKVGQQLKGTIRRLTDKMLFVNVHGNVDGIVHPTHYADIRLKHPQKRFKPEGSVKARVLYLEPTRNRVVLTLKKTFLESDLAVPQGFEDLKVGEVTLGSVLKIVDKGVIVELFAGLKAFMPHSECSQTHIKNLSEAFYIGKPLTVRVITVDASASRIVVSAKQAAPTAPATAAEKLEVGEAVSGTVSQVHTEQVVVKLDGNGLTALLSLSNLSNQRHTGIEELRRSLKEGEKIDDLVVVSKNPVSGLIIVNIKKTITAKKEKAKKEDKAPSGISAHVKAIDAIEVGQIITGTVQEQTSQGYMVQLPNNLRGRVHPCDSSDYLVLAAGHGPLTVGEEVKCYVLDVNRSKRAIDLSTRLSRVQGKENVVDREINTVDDLKEGESVRGLVKNIAGHGVFVSLGRNVTARIMIKELFDEYVKDWKSRFEINQLVSGKILSINPGSNSIEMTLRKNPSKSAKKTALLSLSDFEEGQKVVAVVRKVEAYGMFLKIEGSNVSGLCHKSEITDNRKADVAQALKGFREGDQVKAKIVSIDTEKGKISFGIKASYFGEEFEGGEKSEDEDDEADEENDEQFNEGDQEMESDAGESGEGQEHEDEESLEIDGGEEEATSDEEDNAPQNFKPAPKTALNLGAGFDWTGEAPAAAPESDDESDSDEEAVAPAKAKGKSKAVDLTATAPSSRPSSTGEYERALLASPNSSFLWIQYMSFHLQLHEIEKARKIGRQALEKISYREEEEKLNVWMALINLEIAFGTVSATEKVFEEAAQYNDKRTVYMRYAEALQVAGKDEALEELFKKIVKKFSAYPESWTRFAEFYLNKGDVEAARALLPRSMKSLDKSKHVETIEKMALLEFKQGDAERGKTLFEGLVDRFPKRLDLWGVYIDQVAKVGDIQGVRGLMDRALEQKLTSKKAKFLFKKWLTIEQRIGDAAGQDKAKTRAREWVEANAKKPAQDEEEDSNDEE; encoded by the exons ATGGCACAGAAGAAGGACTCTCAAGTATCCAAAGATAAATCCTCCAAAAAGACGCAAAACGAGAGCTCATCAACAGCTCCCAGACCAGCCCCAGCCTTCACATCGACTCTCCAAAACGATGAGACCGACTTTCCTCGAGGCGGCGGTTCCAGTTTGACAGCGTTCGAATTCAAACAAgtcagagaagaaggaagaagagaagctgAAAATGAGGCCAAGCACCAGGCTTCcaagggcgagaagagaaaaaggcagATGAGCGACAGACAAGCcaagaggttgaagaagaacgaagatgcgaagaagaaggaggagcggGATAAGGACAATATTC GTGTCGAGATCCTCAATTACAAG CGATTAGTCCCTGGCACTCACGTCCTCGCTCGTGTCCACACTATTTTGCCTCTCCATCTTattctttcccttcccaatAACCTTCTCGCTCACGTACCTATCACCGAGATCTCTAACACGTTAACCCAGCTTCTCACTGCCGAAGAAGCCATGGCTGTGGacgaaggtgaagaagaatccGACGACGAGTCTTCCGCACCCGACCTTGCTCAGCTGTTTGTTCCTGGACAATATGTCCATGCAAAGGTTCTTACTCTTTACCCGACCGCTAGTCAGTCATTCATCTCTCAATACCCTATCACGGAGACCACCAAACTCGCTTCTCGTGTGGAATTGACTCTCATCCCTGAAAAAGTCAACTCAGAGGTTGCTAAAAAGGATCTCGAGACCGGCTACTTCCTGGTAGGTGAAGTTAAATCTGAGGAAGACAAGGGATGGATAGTGGGTGTTGGCTTGAATACTCAGGGCGGATCTTCCGTTGAAGGTTTCGTTTCTAAAGACGAAGTGGCCAAATTTGTCCCCGCCCAGGCCCTCATCCCCGGTCAACTCCTTCCCGccaccatctcttctaTTGCGGCTGGAGGCCGTGTTGCCCACCTTTCCTTGAACCAGCAAGATATCACTCGTTCACAGATCAGCGAAGTGTCCACTGTCGGTTCTATCGTTCCTGGCCACTCAGTAAATGCTTTGATCACCGCGGTGGTTCCTTCTGGTTTGAATGTCAAAGTTGCTGGTTTCTTCGACGGTACTATCGACCttgctcatcttcctcttggagaagatgacatTGAGAACAAGTACAAGATCGGTAAGAAGATCCGCGCTCGAGTCATATATGATAATCTCGCCGCCAATCCCCATTCTTTCGCTCTTTCAGCCCTTCCTCATGTCTTGAACTTTACCAGCCCTACCCAAGAGGGCGACAATACTCCTCTCGAACTCGCTATCCCCATCGGTAAAGTGTATCAAAGCGTTAAGGTCACTAGGGTTTTAAATGACTGGGGTGTCATGGTCAGGACTCAGGATGGTTTGGAAGGCTTTGTCCATATCAGCCACTTGGCCGATGAGCGTATCCCTGTGCTTTCTAACGCCACCCCTCAATTCAAAGCCGGTACCCTGCACCGAGCTCGTGTCATTGGTCACTCTCCCATGGATGGTGTGCTTCTCCTCTCATTTGAACAATCTGTCCTTTCTCAACTTTTCATGCAAGTCGACGAGCTCAAGGTCGGTCAGCAATTGAAGGGTACTATTCGTCGATTAACCGATAAGATGTTGTTCGTCAACGTCCATGGCAATGTCGATGGTATCGTTCACCCCACTCATTACGCCGACATCAGATTGAAACACCCCCAAAAAAGGTTTAAGCCAGAAGGTTCTGTCAAGGCTCGTGTTCTCTACCTCGAGCCCACCAGGAACAGAGTTGTCTTAACTTTGAAAAAGACCTTCCTCGAGTCAGATTTGGCAGTCCCTCAGGGCTTTGAAGATCTGAAGGTTGGAGAAGTAACCCTTGGATCCGTGTTGAAAATCGTCGATAAGGGTGTCATTGTAGAGTTGTTCGCTGGTTTGAAGGCCTTCATGCCCCATTCAGAGTGCAG TCAAACTCACATCAAAAATCTTTCTGAGGCGTTCTACATTGGCAAGCCCCTCACCGTCCGTGTCATCACCGTGGACGCCTCTGCTTCTCGGATTGTTGTCTCTGCCAAGCAAGCTGCTCCTACTGCACCCGCAACTGCTGCTGAGAAGCTTGAGGTTGGCGAGGCCGTCTCTGGTACCGTCTCTCAAGTTCACACTGAGCAAGTCGTCGTGAAGCTTGATGGCAACGGTTTGACTGCATTGTTGAGTTTAAGCAACTTGAGTAACCAGAGGCATACAGGCATTGAGGAGCTCCGAAGAAGTCtcaaggaaggggagaagattgatgaCTTGGTTGTCGTGTCCAAGAATCCCGTCTCTGGTTTGATCATTGTTAACATCAAGAAGACTATTACtgcgaagaaggagaaggcgaagaaggaggacaaAGCTCCGTCTGGTATTTCGGCGCATGTCAAGGCTATTGATGCAATTGAAGTTGGGCAGATCATCACCGGAACCGTTCAAGAACAAACTTCTCAGGGATACATGGTCCAGCTTCCCAACAACCTTCGTGGCCGTGTCCACCCCTGCGACTCCTCTGACTACCTCGTCCTCGCCGCCGGCCATGGCCCTCTCACAGTTGGCGAAGAGGTCAAGTGTTATGTGCTTGATGTCAATAGGTCTAAGCGCGCCATTGACCTCTCTACACGTCTTTCTCGAGTGCAAGGCAAGGAAAACGTAGTTGACAGGGAAATCAACACCGTGGATGACTTAAAAGAAGGTGAGAGCGTTAGAGGTTTGGTCAAGAACATTGCTGGACACGGAGTCTTTGTTTCTTTGGGAAGGAATGTTACCGCGAGAATCATGATCAAGGAACTCTTCGATGAA TATGTCAAGGATTGGAAATCTCGTTTCGAAATCAACCAACTCGTCTCTGGCAAGATTCTTTCCATCAATCCCGGATCCAACTCTATCGAGATGACCCTCCGTAAAAACCCTTCAAAATCTGCGAAGAAGACCGCTttgctttctctttccgATTTTGAAGAGGGTCAAAAAGTCGTTGCTGTTGTAAGGAAGGTCGAAGCTTATGGGATGTTTTTAAAGATCGAAGGTTCAAACGTTAGTGGATTGTGCCATAAGAGTGAAATCACAGACAACAGGAAGGCGGATGTTGCACAGGCCCTCAAGGGCTTCAGAGAGGGTGATCAGGTGAAGGCTAAGATTGTCTCTATTGATacggagaagggaaagatcTCGTTCGGCATCAAGGCGAGCTATTTTGGTGAAGAGTTcgaaggtggagagaagagcgaagacgaagatgatgaggccGACGAAGAGAATGATGAGCAGTTCAATGAAGGGGAtcaagagatggaaagtgaCGCCGGAGAATCGGGAGAAGGACAGGAacatgaggatgaggagtCACTGGAAattgatggaggagaagaagaggcaacgtccgacgaagaagataacGCCCCCCAGAACTTTAAGCCCGCTCCTAAAACTGCTTTGAACCTTGGTGCCGGTTTCGATTGGACCGGTGAAGCTCCCGCTGCTGCCCCTGAATCAGACGATGAGTCTGAttctgatgaagaggctgtTGCTCCTGCCAAAGCCAAGGGCAAATCAAAAGCTGTTGACCTTACTGCTACCGCTCCTTCTTCTAGGCCTTCATCCACAGGAGAATATGAGCGTGCTCTCCTTGCTTCCCCCaattcctccttcctctggATTCAGTACATGTCTTTCCACCTTCAGCTTCATGAGATTGAGAAAGCAAGGAAAATTGGCAGGCAAGCTTTGGAGAAAATCTCGTaccgagaagaagaggagaaacTGAATGTTTGGATGGCCCTGATCAATTTGGAGATCGCTTTCGGGACCGTGTCTGCAACTGAGAAGGTATTCGAAGAGGCGGCTCAATATAACGATAAACGGACGGTGTACATGCGATATGCTGAGGCTTTGCAAGTAGccggaaaggatgaa GCGCTTGAGGAACTCTTCAAGAAGATTGTCAAGAAGTTCTCTGCCTACCCTGAATCCTGGACTCGTTTTGCTGAATTCTACCTCAACAAAGGTGATGTAGAAGCGGCTCGAGCACTTTTACCAAGGAGCATGAAGTCGCTCGACAAGTCTAAGC ATGTCGAGACCATCGAAAAAATGGCCCTCCTCGAATTCAAGCAAGGTGACGCAGAGCGAGGCAAGACTCTTTTCGAAGGGCTTGTTGACAGATTCCCCAAACGTCTCGATCTCTGGGGTGTCTATATCGATCAAGTTGCTAAAGTGGGAGATATCCAAGGTGTGAGAGGCTTGATGGACAGAGCTCTTGAGCAAAAGTTGACTAGCAAGAAAGCCAA GTTCCTGTTCAAGAAGTGGTTGACTATCGAACAGAGAATAGGCGATGCGGCTGGTCAAGACAAGGCGAAAACAAGGGCGAGAGAGTGGGTCGAAGCTAATGCCAAGAAGCCTGCccaagatgaggaagaagatagtAATGATGAGGAATAA
- a CDS encoding hypothetical protein (HMMPfam hit to GATA, GATA zinc finger, score: 60.7, E(): 3.8e-15), with protein sequence MSLLAESLAGAKYMVATNDDRESSTNGAAEFLRRKRWPEILLKELVGSAVFCLKPTLILGSRQYQNGEAWSWKIIYSSPSVYEMLGQRPADLEGRDFFDLVLVDDRPQLQSFFNSLLAPPLLNVEPTLLSSEGPDTLGGSRTTYIRMLSAAPGPSRSDSSSRSSSGQRSLPQSSYGTPVGRILGPVVWEIRAHATGIGEDLGEAAGNGETLRMAADGTVVSAIREGDGKHKAIWLMARQVGEGMNEDQKSLEAFLEVKLENERLLAELQELEEEVGMTVEDSINNNQSASTPSSHSSTDTPPGGDKNKNKAGRPPKTNTQASASGHKRQKSGTGGPAGASEGETMHVCVTCGRTDSPEWRKGPLGPKTLCNACGLRWAKRNSTHIPKKDKQS encoded by the exons ATGTCCCTCCTCGCCGAGTCTCTCGCAGGGGCGAAATATATGGTAGCCACCAACGACGATCGCGAATCGTCAACTAATGGTGCCGCCGAG TTCCtgcgaagaaaaagatggcCAGAGATATTACTGAAAGAGCTCGTGGGCTCTGCAGTATTTTGCCTCAAACCAACGCTCATCCTTGGTAGCCGGCAATATCAGAACGGCGAAGCTTGGAGTTGGAAG ATAATCTACAGCTCACCGTCAGTGTACGAGATGCTGGGTCAAAGGCCAGCCGATTTGGAAGGGAGGGATTTCTTTGATCTTGTCCTTG TTGACGACCGTCCTCAACTGCAATCATTCTTCAATAGTCTACTCGCACCTCCGCTTCTCAATGTCGAGccaactcttctttcctctgaAGGGCCCGATACACTTGGCGGAAGTCGGACAACATACATCAGGATGCTCTCTGCGGCGCCTGGGCCCTCAAGATCAGATTCGAGTTCCAGGTCTAGCAGTGGACAACGCTCCCTCCCTCAATCCAGTTATGGCACCCCTGTAGGGCGGATATTAGGACCGGTCGTATGGGAGATCAGGGCCCATGCGACCGGTATCGGGGAAGACCTGGGTGAAGCAGCGGGAAATGGGGAAACTTTGCGGATGGCGGCAGATGGTACCGTCGTCTCTGCTATTAGAGAAGGCGATGGCAAACATAAAGCCATCTGGCTCATGGCCCGGCAAGTGGGCGAGGGGATGAATGAAGATCAAAAATCACTGGAGGCGTTTCTGGAAGTGAAGCTGGAGAATGAGCGATTATTAGCAGAATTACAagaactggaagaagaagtaggaATGACAGTTGAAGATTCTATAAACAACAATCAGTCTGCATCAACGCCATCGTCTCATTCATCGACAGATACTCCACCGGGTGGAGACAAGAATAAGAACAAAGCTGGACGCCCCCCGAAAACGAACACTCAAGCTTCTGCTTCGGGGCACAAGAGACAAAAGTCTGGCACCGGGGGCCCGGCAGGAGCTTCAGAGGGAGAGACAATGCATGTTTGCGTTACGTGCGGAAGAACGGATAGTCCAGAATGGAGAAAGGGTCCTTTGGGTCCAAAAACGCTTTGCAAC GCCTGTGGACTAAGATGGGCAAAACGAAATTCAACTCACATTCCCAAAAAAGATAAGCAATCTTGA
- a CDS encoding hypothetical protein (Match to EST gb|CF189591.1|CF189591; HMMPfam hit to Evr1_Alr, Erv1 / Alr family, score: 167.7, E(): 2.4e-47), producing MLGPLVHIPRILRLALLCAFIVIVPTLYLLYPSEERLPAPGEWQAGGIDSEHWREPVKPDFARYEHEEGRAWGEELLTQKDASVAMDDDVIHGGVIMPKLGNATAKAELGRAAWRVLHLMTLRYPDEPTEDDRLALKSYFHLFSRLYPCGECAQEFQKLLKEYPPQTSSRKSASLWLCHVHNQVNARLGKPEFDCLTLDETYDCGCGDDADTSSSVSIASSPSSAGTDFSDANDVNVVKAMTEAVDDPTILSRGGAALQGEFEVVAFGEGVGLSAEEVDEGRLLEKEEREIISQEQVGVLEWRKSQIVKEEEWEKEKANHGLD from the exons ATGCTTGGTCCTCTGGTTCATATCCCTCGAATACTGCGTCTTGCCCTCCTCTGTGCTTTTATCGTAATAGTGCCGACCCTCTACCTTCTCTATCCGTCCGAAGAGCGCCTACCCGCTCCAGGAGAATGGCAAGCAGGAGGAATAGATAGCGAACATTGGCGAGAACCGGTGAAGCCGGATTTCGCAAGATATGAGCATGAAGAGGGGCGGGCATGGGGAGAGGAACTATTGACTCAAAAAGATGCGAGTGTGGCtatggatgatgacgtGATTCACGGCGGCGTGATCATGCCCAAGCTGGGAAATGCCACTGCCAA GGCTGAGCTGGGAAGGGCGGCCTGGAGAGTGCTGCACCTCATGACACTTCGCTATCCCGAT GAACCGACTGAAGACGATCGTCTAGCCCTTAAATCCTACTttcatcttttctctcGTCTTTATCCTTGTGGAGAATGTGCTCAAGAGTTCCAAAAGCTATTGAAAGAATATCCCCCTCAA ACGTCTTCCAGAAAGTCTGCCAGTCTCTGGCTTTGTCATGTGCATAATCAAGTAAATGCTCGTTTAGGCAAGCCGGAGTTTGACTGTCTCACGTTAGACGAAACATATGACTGCGGCTGCGGGGACGACGCAGACACGTCTAGCTCTGTTTCGATCGCATCTTCGCCGTCTTCTGCAGGCACCGATTTCTCTGACGCCAACGACGTTAATGTCGTCAAGGCCATGACTGAGGCTGTTGATGACCCTACCATCCTTAGTCGCGGAGGTGCAGCTTTGCAAGGAGAGTTTGAAGTGGTGGCATTTGGAGAAGGTGTGGGTCTTTCTGCCGAAGAAGTCGACGAAGGGAGATtgctggagaaggaagagcgtGAGATTATAAGTCAGGAGCAGGTGGGAGTCCTTGAATGGAGAAAGAGTCAGATCgtaaaggaagaagagtgggaaaaagaaaaggccAACCATGGTCTCGATTGA